The Pan paniscus chromosome 21, NHGRI_mPanPan1-v2.0_pri, whole genome shotgun sequence region TAGCATGGGTAAGAACTGGCCTTAGATGCAAGCCATCTGGTTACAGATCCTCACTACCACTATCATGAAAACTTGGACAAGTAATTTGTCTCCCCacgcctcagttttctcatctgcaaaacagcaATAATCATAAAGTTGTGAGGTTTCAATGAGATGCCATATGTTAGAACACTTACACTAGATACCTGGTGAAATAGTGGGAACATGGTAAATATTAGACGTTATTGCTAGTGCATTAACCTCAGCTCATCTCTTTCATCCATTGGCATGTTAATGAGATAATCGTGGATCTCAAATCTTCCCTTAACTATATTTATAGCTCTCTTTTCCACAAACCTTCTAAACTTTCCTCATGAGACCCCCAATCAGTCTCTGTCTCATTCTACAGGTCCCTTCACCGATGTTGTCACCACCAACCTAAAGCTTGGCAACCCGACAGACCGAAATGTGTGTTTTAAGGTGAAGACTACAGCACCACGTAGGTACTGTGTGAGGCCCAACAGCGGAATCATCGATGCAGGGGCCTCAATTAATGTATCTGGTAAGTCCTGAGACTGGAGGCCTAGAGGGTGGGCTCAGAAGGCCCCTGGACAGTAGGTTTTCTTAAAGTTTGTATTTGCAGTGTAGCAGAAGAAGATGATAGAattctctccaccccacccccaccccaccccaccccacaaccctCCACCCCGTGATCAGAAAGCTGGGTCCCAGTCGCCTGTTTTTTTCATAATTAATGCCTCCTTATTTCAATGCTTACAGCCCCTTTGCACCTCAATAGTTAGAGCAAAACTGAAGTGATAACTTTAGACTTTACTTCAGAATGAGTTTTGTTTTCACTCCCTTGAAATTAAATCTGCCCTT contains the following coding sequences:
- the VAPB gene encoding vesicle-associated membrane protein-associated protein B/C isoform X3, translated to MAKVEQVLSLEPQHELKFRGPFTDVVTTNLKLGNPTDRNVCFKVKTTAPRRYCVRPNSGIIDAGASINVSGRRWTADEEDSAEQQPHFSISPNWEGRRP